A single Pelorhabdus rhamnosifermentans DNA region contains:
- a CDS encoding catalase: MTKRYLTSNQGTTVIDDQHSLTVGERGPILLADTVYFEKTAQFDREKVPERVFHAKGAGAFGYFVPYKSFDFLTQAKFLQNPEKATPVFTRFSVAGGSAGGADTVRDVRGFAVKFYTEEGNYDLICNHVPVFPLRDPLQFADFVHAVKPDPVTNARGGPIAASRFWDFMSLRPESMNFLIYLFSDIGTVKSYRTIQGFGVNTYKWINLHGEEWYVRYCWEPCAGVEYIDSKTATQLAGTDPDVASRDLFDTIAAGESVEFEMRIQTIKVEFECDQQFDILDPTLIWPENLFPLIPVGRMVLNKNPENYFAEVEQSAFSPAAIVPGIDFSNDRVLQGRIFPYGDTQRYRIGTNYLELPVNMPRSHVDNKMQDGFMQIKCNADIANYLPNTLNGGMPAWAPEKGKPSQEYVSGSVGRQEIPGDNYYQPGYRYRSMSGLEKKHLVSNIIESLSLAYEPIQRRMIGHFMRTDSELGNRIAQGLNLNI; this comes from the coding sequence ATGACCAAACGATATCTGACCAGTAATCAGGGGACAACAGTTATTGATGATCAGCATTCTTTAACGGTAGGAGAGAGAGGGCCGATCCTTCTCGCAGATACGGTTTATTTTGAGAAGACTGCACAATTTGACAGGGAAAAGGTTCCTGAAAGGGTTTTCCATGCTAAAGGCGCTGGCGCTTTTGGTTATTTTGTACCTTATAAATCATTCGATTTCTTGACTCAGGCGAAATTTTTACAGAATCCTGAAAAGGCCACACCCGTTTTTACCAGATTTTCGGTAGCCGGTGGCTCGGCGGGTGGTGCCGATACAGTGCGGGATGTTCGCGGGTTTGCAGTGAAATTTTATACGGAAGAAGGCAATTATGATCTCATCTGCAACCATGTTCCGGTATTCCCGCTAAGAGATCCGCTGCAATTTGCGGACTTTGTTCATGCCGTTAAGCCAGATCCGGTCACCAATGCACGTGGTGGACCGATAGCGGCCAGCCGTTTCTGGGATTTCATGTCTCTAAGGCCCGAGTCCATGAACTTTCTCATCTACCTATTTTCAGATATTGGTACTGTCAAAAGCTATCGAACAATTCAAGGCTTCGGAGTCAACACTTACAAATGGATCAATCTGCACGGGGAAGAATGGTATGTCAGGTATTGCTGGGAGCCTTGTGCGGGTGTTGAATATATAGACAGCAAGACAGCAACTCAACTTGCCGGGACTGATCCTGATGTGGCGAGCAGGGATCTCTTTGATACCATTGCGGCCGGGGAATCTGTCGAATTTGAAATGCGGATACAAACAATAAAAGTTGAGTTTGAATGCGACCAGCAGTTTGATATCTTGGATCCCACTCTTATATGGCCAGAGAATTTGTTTCCGTTGATTCCGGTAGGCAGGATGGTGCTAAATAAAAATCCTGAGAATTATTTCGCCGAAGTGGAGCAGTCGGCGTTTTCGCCTGCGGCAATTGTACCTGGCATAGATTTTTCTAACGATAGGGTGCTGCAGGGGCGTATCTTTCCCTATGGCGATACCCAAAGGTATCGTATCGGTACCAATTATTTAGAACTTCCGGTAAATATGCCCAGGAGTCATGTTGATAACAAGATGCAGGACGGATTCATGCAAATCAAGTGCAACGCAGATATCGCCAATTATTTGCCGAATACTTTAAATGGTGGAATGCCCGCGTGGGCACCTGAGAAAGGAAAGCCCTCGCAAGAATATGTTTCAGGAAGCGTGGGCCGACAGGAAATACCGGGAGACAACTATTATCAGCCCGGTTACAGATATCGAAGCATGTCGGGACTGGAAAAGAAACATCTGGTTTCTAATATAATAGAAAGTTTGAGTCTGGCTTATGAGCCTATTCAGAGAAGAATGATTGGACATTTTATGCGAACAGATAGTGAACTCGGCAACAGAATAGCTCAGGGATTAAATTTGAATATATAA
- a CDS encoding transposase: protein MKRAVYDKQFKMAAVKLSQSTDKSVLEVARELGISSSSLCRWINEYDEYGESAFPGHGNALLNFTYEIKKL, encoded by the coding sequence ATGAAGAGAGCCGTATATGACAAACAGTTTAAAATGGCAGCAGTCAAACTGTCACAAAGTACGGATAAGTCCGTTCTCGAAGTTGCTCGAGAATTAGGCATTAGCAGCAGTAGTCTATGTCGGTGGATAAATGAATATGATGAATATGGTGAGAGTGCATTCCCTGGTCATGGGAATGCGCTCTTAAACTTTACTTACGAGATTAAAAAGCTGTAA
- a CDS encoding FtsW/RodA/SpoVE family cell cycle protein produces the protein MSLEKNSMIQVYLDTVSSHIKWREVHGQVKSELLSHLEDIVMELRNDGISEQQAVTEAIHRMGDADDLGRQLQQTHVPQKNWPLVAIVTLLSGVGIVLMYMLEMSGLFTPSVHVFTKSLIFTGFGVAILLWLYYCDFRKVRSYTTYLYIGTMLLWFMGLFLGTSINGKQFLAFGPISIDYSGIIPYVLVVSLAGILADRDWSNQQWVKKVLLLFIVTFLFCVMSNNTPLSFMYTLVFLVLMAIDGARKVQITGFLMVPLGYILIKMYQEVGSLNLAYYQSASLWGQSNLGVNAITAFHTDFSFLYFIQEYGWLAGLMLIFAGIALLLILVSATLQVKDRFGRMTVGGLTVCFAVQMTWHVLMSLGVMPVVSISMPFISFGGSQTVIHLGAIGVILSIYKRKNLMRARG, from the coding sequence ATGTCTTTAGAAAAAAATAGTATGATACAAGTTTATTTGGATACAGTAAGTTCTCATATCAAGTGGCGTGAAGTGCATGGTCAGGTGAAATCGGAATTGCTGTCTCATCTAGAAGACATTGTCATGGAGTTGAGAAATGACGGCATTTCAGAACAGCAAGCAGTTACGGAGGCAATACATAGAATGGGAGATGCAGATGACTTAGGGCGACAACTCCAACAAACGCATGTACCACAGAAAAATTGGCCATTGGTTGCAATTGTTACGTTATTGAGCGGCGTGGGTATAGTTTTGATGTATATGCTGGAAATGAGTGGATTATTTACACCATCGGTGCATGTATTCACTAAAAGCCTTATATTTACTGGCTTTGGCGTTGCCATACTGCTTTGGCTGTACTATTGCGATTTTCGAAAGGTGCGCTCCTATACCACATATTTGTATATCGGTACAATGCTACTTTGGTTTATGGGTTTATTTCTTGGGACATCGATTAATGGGAAACAATTTTTAGCTTTTGGGCCTATAAGCATAGACTATAGCGGTATAATTCCGTATGTCTTGGTTGTTTCGCTTGCCGGGATACTTGCAGATAGAGATTGGTCAAACCAGCAATGGGTAAAGAAGGTGTTATTGCTTTTTATAGTCACTTTTCTTTTTTGTGTGATGAGCAACAACACGCCGCTTTCATTTATGTATACGCTGGTATTTCTAGTTCTTATGGCTATTGACGGTGCTAGAAAAGTGCAAATTACTGGATTTTTGATGGTGCCATTAGGGTATATATTAATTAAAATGTATCAAGAAGTAGGCAGTTTAAATTTGGCTTATTATCAATCTGCAAGCTTATGGGGGCAGAGTAATTTAGGGGTAAATGCAATAACTGCTTTTCATACCGATTTTTCCTTTCTCTACTTTATTCAGGAATACGGCTGGTTGGCAGGTCTCATGCTTATTTTTGCAGGAATTGCATTACTGTTAATTCTGGTCAGTGCAACCTTGCAGGTCAAGGACCGATTTGGCAGAATGACAGTAGGGGGACTTACTGTTTGTTTTGCTGTACAAATGACTTGGCATGTGTTGATGTCATTAGGAGTTATGCCTGTAGTATCTATAAGTATGCCTTTTATTAGTTTTGGAGGTTCGCAGACGGTTATACATCTGGGAGCTATCGGGGTTATATTAAGTATCTACAAGCGAAAGAATTTGATGAGAGCTCGTGGCTGA
- a CDS encoding TetR/AcrR family transcriptional regulator: MYKEISKRSANKIKNNDLIIAVAEKLFLQNDFENTTMDDVSKEAGLTKRTIYKYFNSKEDLFFAVALRGVEQINSKCEEALMNGKNALEKIRLTNRAIYQFYIESPGMLRLMNYQPQNKLNYEASPSYREMRRRKDEIIQQYMEIIGEGKIDGSINTKLDTKMAVYFAFCASFGLLKMIFTMEKSFFWLRDGLDENEFLLFSMDLLADALK, translated from the coding sequence ATGTATAAAGAAATATCGAAACGTAGTGCTAATAAAATAAAAAACAATGATTTAATTATAGCAGTAGCAGAAAAACTCTTTTTGCAAAATGATTTTGAGAACACAACAATGGACGATGTATCAAAAGAAGCCGGACTTACAAAGCGTACAATATACAAGTACTTCAACAGTAAGGAAGATCTATTCTTTGCTGTAGCACTTAGAGGGGTAGAACAAATCAATTCTAAGTGCGAAGAAGCATTAATGAATGGAAAGAATGCACTTGAAAAAATTCGTCTGACGAACAGAGCAATTTACCAATTCTACATTGAAAGTCCGGGTATGTTACGACTCATGAATTATCAACCTCAAAATAAGCTTAATTATGAGGCAAGTCCCAGCTACCGTGAAATGAGAAGACGGAAAGATGAAATCATTCAACAGTATATGGAAATAATTGGTGAAGGCAAGATTGACGGTAGTATAAATACAAAGCTAGACACAAAAATGGCGGTGTATTTCGCATTTTGCGCTTCTTTTGGCTTATTGAAAATGATATTCACAATGGAAAAGAGTTTCTTTTGGCTTAGGGATGGACTCGATGAGAATGAATTTCTCCTCTTCAGTATGGATTTACTTGCAGACGCTTTAAAATGA
- a CDS encoding pyridoxal phosphate-dependent aminotransferase: MTVKRLCGIPGFSIDRVASAAGNDPEILRLENLDTDIAPPHGVIEASKYAITNDDANSYLPFTGNLTLCSAVASHLYKQTNIVYDPLKEVVITCGGTEGMFDTLLAITDPEDEVILTDPTYAGMINRVRLAGAIPKLVPFQLVDGQWRLDLDILQARVTDRTRALFIMNPSMPSGALLNMQEWQQIAKICIERDIWLIYNAAMERIIYDNRLYIHPASLPGMAKRTITVGSVSKEYRMIGWRVGWVAGPEEIIKDISLVHIYNVVTPTGLSQTAACCALQSPDSDLLAAVNEWARRRDEIVEQLAGLPVISAAGGWSMLLNVKELGYSSFEASDLLLKHGKIAATPMRDWGEKNSDQFIRLVFSNESVKRLSDIRNRVLRSLT, from the coding sequence ATGACGGTAAAAAGATTATGCGGTATTCCTGGTTTTTCAATTGACAGGGTGGCGAGCGCTGCCGGTAATGATCCGGAAATATTGAGGTTAGAAAATTTGGATACGGACATTGCGCCACCGCACGGGGTAATAGAGGCATCAAAATATGCCATAACAAATGATGATGCAAATAGTTATCTTCCGTTTACTGGTAATTTAACGCTGTGTTCGGCAGTAGCAAGTCATCTTTATAAACAAACCAATATTGTTTATGATCCTCTAAAAGAAGTTGTAATTACATGCGGAGGAACAGAAGGAATGTTCGATACCTTGCTCGCGATTACTGATCCAGAGGATGAAGTGATATTGACTGATCCTACTTATGCCGGAATGATCAATCGTGTACGGTTAGCGGGAGCCATTCCGAAATTGGTGCCTTTTCAGTTAGTTGACGGTCAATGGAGGTTGGACCTAGATATACTGCAAGCAAGGGTTACAGACCGAACTCGAGCGTTATTTATAATGAACCCATCTATGCCGTCTGGGGCTTTATTAAATATGCAAGAATGGCAGCAAATAGCTAAAATATGTATAGAACGGGATATTTGGCTTATATATAACGCGGCAATGGAGCGTATTATCTATGATAACCGACTGTACATTCATCCTGCGTCATTGCCAGGCATGGCTAAACGCACCATTACGGTTGGATCAGTATCAAAAGAGTATAGAATGATTGGTTGGCGTGTTGGTTGGGTAGCTGGACCAGAAGAGATAATTAAAGATATTTCATTAGTACACATCTATAATGTAGTAACACCGACTGGATTATCACAAACGGCTGCTTGCTGTGCGTTACAGTCACCTGATAGTGATCTGCTGGCAGCTGTTAACGAATGGGCAAGACGCCGAGATGAAATTGTTGAACAACTTGCCGGATTGCCTGTCATATCAGCAGCAGGCGGATGGTCAATGCTCTTAAATGTTAAAGAGTTAGGGTATAGTTCCTTTGAAGCATCGGATTTGTTGCTTAAGCACGGAAAGATAGCAGCTACTCCCATGCGTGATTGGGGAGAAAAAAACAGCGACCAGTTTATTCGATTGGTATTTAGCAATGAATCAGTAAAGCGCTTGAGCGATATTCGTAACCGAGTACTACGCTCGTTAACTTAG
- a CDS encoding PadR family transcriptional regulator — protein sequence MRVNKELLKGSTVILILKLLEKKTMYGYEMIKELEGNSGGVFRFKEGTLYPILHSLELNGMVEASWSDAQGNRPRKYYQLTDQGRVQLEEKRREWVVFRSAVEQVLGEAIVCL from the coding sequence ATGCGGGTTAATAAGGAATTGCTAAAGGGGAGTACGGTTATCCTAATTCTAAAATTACTTGAAAAAAAAACGATGTACGGTTACGAAATGATTAAGGAATTGGAAGGTAATTCTGGAGGCGTGTTTCGCTTCAAGGAAGGGACACTTTATCCCATATTGCATTCACTGGAATTAAACGGGATGGTTGAGGCGTCTTGGTCAGATGCCCAAGGAAATCGGCCTAGAAAATATTATCAATTAACCGATCAAGGTAGGGTGCAGCTTGAAGAAAAAAGACGAGAGTGGGTTGTATTTCGCTCAGCAGTCGAGCAGGTTTTAGGGGAGGCGATAGTATGTCTTTAG
- a CDS encoding DUF6809 family protein, producing MVENLFDFLAAAIETENWEHVSLERVSSDYYHASQKAENYYEKLKEVLPPEMHETLLRFDDERNHMENASMDVYYRQGFSDALRLILQAMLWKPGRG from the coding sequence GTGGTAGAGAACCTGTTCGATTTTTTGGCTGCAGCCATCGAAACGGAGAACTGGGAACATGTTTCACTCGAAAGAGTGTCCAGCGACTATTACCACGCTTCTCAAAAAGCCGAAAACTATTATGAAAAACTGAAAGAAGTTTTGCCGCCGGAAATGCATGAAACTTTGCTCCGGTTCGATGATGAACGAAATCACATGGAAAATGCCAGTATGGATGTATATTATCGCCAAGGCTTTTCCGATGCGCTGCGGCTTATTTTGCAGGCCATGCTCTGGAAACCGGGCAGAGGGTAA
- a CDS encoding flavodoxin family protein produces MILGICASGRKDGITSKTVKAVLESSNCEYEYLSLSGKKISGCLGCTLCAADNKCKIKDDWNEIADKMLVADAIVFGAPNYGGMINALGHACLERTFCFRHKGAFSLAGKLGVVVSTSYIIQENDMISMTIGGVMKSNRMAVIGGVNAHGYSQCYTCGYGHNCSVGNVVKDHGVLNKIEKKHLPRDFEEQEDTIAQVKSIGRLLKTELNKITAK; encoded by the coding sequence ATGATATTGGGAATCTGTGCAAGCGGCAGAAAGGATGGAATCACCTCTAAAACAGTAAAAGCGGTGCTAGAATCCAGTAATTGTGAATATGAGTACCTATCATTGTCTGGCAAAAAAATCAGCGGATGTCTGGGGTGTACACTATGTGCAGCCGATAATAAGTGTAAAATCAAAGATGACTGGAATGAAATCGCAGATAAAATGCTGGTTGCTGATGCAATTGTATTTGGTGCGCCCAACTATGGCGGAATGATTAATGCACTTGGGCATGCTTGTCTGGAAAGAACTTTCTGCTTTCGTCACAAAGGAGCTTTCAGTTTAGCAGGTAAGCTGGGTGTAGTAGTCAGTACTTCTTATATTATACAGGAAAATGATATGATCAGTATGACTATCGGAGGAGTTATGAAGTCGAACAGGATGGCAGTAATCGGCGGTGTAAATGCACATGGATATTCACAATGCTATACATGTGGCTATGGACATAACTGCAGTGTCGGAAATGTTGTTAAGGATCATGGGGTATTGAACAAAATAGAAAAAAAACATTTACCTCGTGATTTTGAGGAACAGGAAGATACAATTGCCCAAGTCAAAAGTATCGGAAGGCTACTAAAGACGGAACTAAATAAAATAACGGCAAAATAG
- a CDS encoding DUF1648 domain-containing protein produces MISQEESSKKLCGFLTLQFVSFILVIVSFYFAIPAYSALPNTFPVHFDLSGTPNRWESKSWIGVLQLPLIQLGVFTLIAAVTFWSVYSPRSLAYLNLPQLDKTKALKLPDEKQKEIRLLGAGFTSMITLFTSLMFTIINYQLLRAETTGRISSMVWIIIVVVIGLLGSIISVRKLTTEVKRISGE; encoded by the coding sequence ATGATATCTCAAGAGGAGTCTAGTAAAAAGCTGTGCGGTTTCTTAACCTTGCAATTTGTATCTTTTATTCTAGTGATAGTCAGTTTCTATTTTGCCATTCCTGCCTATTCGGCTCTACCAAATACCTTCCCTGTCCATTTTGATTTGTCTGGTACTCCTAACAGATGGGAATCGAAATCATGGATTGGGGTACTCCAACTGCCTCTTATTCAACTAGGAGTGTTTACCTTAATAGCTGCTGTAACGTTTTGGTCTGTCTATTCACCAAGATCACTGGCGTACCTCAACTTACCGCAATTAGATAAAACAAAAGCGCTAAAGCTGCCAGACGAAAAGCAGAAAGAAATCAGGCTACTTGGTGCCGGTTTTACCAGCATGATCACTCTATTTACTTCGCTTATGTTTACCATTATCAACTATCAGCTACTTCGAGCTGAAACAACAGGAAGAATTAGTTCTATGGTTTGGATAATTATCGTTGTCGTAATTGGTCTGTTAGGCAGCATTATTTCCGTAAGAAAGCTTACCACAGAAGTAAAGCGCATTTCAGGGGAGTAA
- a CDS encoding nitroreductase family protein, with protein sequence MNFINLAAERYSLRKFSDKPIEKEKLDLVLKAGQLAPTAVNFQPQRILVIESQPALTKLKDCTPYHFNAPMALLVCYDKAVSWKRNSDSKDNGDIDASIVATHMMLEAADLGLGTTWVGNFNSDMIMKLFELPKNFVPVTLLPIGYPAEDAKKHSWHSQRVPIGETVFFNDFSRWEAKEIDKAARNAHH encoded by the coding sequence ATGAATTTTATAAATCTTGCAGCGGAAAGATACTCCCTGCGTAAATTTAGCGATAAACCCATTGAAAAAGAAAAGCTTGATCTTGTGCTGAAAGCAGGGCAACTTGCACCAACAGCTGTAAACTTTCAGCCACAACGTATTCTTGTCATCGAAAGCCAACCTGCTCTTACAAAACTAAAAGATTGTACCCCCTACCATTTCAATGCACCAATGGCACTTTTAGTATGCTATGACAAGGCAGTAAGCTGGAAACGCAATTCTGATAGCAAAGACAATGGTGATATTGATGCCAGTATTGTAGCAACGCATATGATGCTTGAGGCCGCAGATCTCGGTTTGGGTACTACCTGGGTAGGCAACTTTAACTCCGATATGATTATGAAACTATTTGAGTTGCCGAAAAACTTTGTGCCTGTTACTTTATTACCTATTGGCTATCCTGCAGAGGATGCAAAAAAGCATTCTTGGCATAGCCAGAGGGTCCCGATAGGAGAAACAGTGTTTTTTAACGACTTTTCCAGATGGGAGGCGAAAGAAATTGACAAAGCTGCAAGAAACGCTCACCATTAG
- a CDS encoding winged helix-turn-helix transcriptional regulator — protein sequence MTKKMKDVKPVHFNKCAVIHALEIIGGKWRLPIIWELSAQESMRYNELKRHLNGITNIMLTRALRGLEKHGLVTRMEYNNIPPHVEYSLTESCKQLLPALEIINQWGKEQMFSASCDNTARE from the coding sequence ATGACAAAGAAAATGAAAGACGTTAAACCCGTTCATTTTAATAAATGTGCTGTTATACATGCACTTGAAATCATTGGCGGAAAATGGAGATTGCCGATTATTTGGGAACTTTCTGCACAGGAAAGTATGCGATACAATGAATTAAAACGACATCTGAATGGTATTACCAACATTATGCTTACTCGTGCTTTGCGGGGGTTAGAAAAACATGGACTTGTAACTCGAATGGAATATAACAACATACCACCTCATGTGGAATATTCCTTAACCGAAAGCTGTAAGCAATTATTACCTGCTTTAGAAATTATTAATCAATGGGGAAAGGAGCAAATGTTTAGTGCTTCTTGTGATAACACTGCCAGAGAATAA
- a CDS encoding YbaK/EbsC family protein, with protein MNSILQESAKRVQKVLDEFGAKLEVVEMSASTRTSQEAANAVGCQVSQIAKSLIFKTENTERPVLVIASGTNRVNEKIVGDLVGERLEKADAKFVLENAGFAIGGIPPIRRESYAAVYMDEELLKYEDIWAAAGTPHAVFKVSPNVLSDISGASIISIK; from the coding sequence ATGAACAGTATTTTACAAGAAAGTGCGAAACGGGTGCAGAAAGTGCTTGATGAGTTCGGTGCTAAACTTGAAGTTGTCGAAATGTCAGCATCAACACGAACATCACAGGAAGCAGCAAATGCTGTCGGTTGTCAAGTGAGCCAAATTGCAAAGTCATTGATATTTAAAACAGAAAATACTGAGCGGCCAGTGCTAGTCATTGCCAGTGGCACAAATCGGGTTAATGAGAAGATAGTGGGCGACTTAGTTGGTGAAAGATTAGAAAAGGCGGACGCAAAATTTGTATTGGAAAATGCAGGATTTGCAATAGGCGGTATTCCGCCAATTCGAAGAGAAAGCTATGCTGCTGTATATATGGATGAAGAATTGTTAAAATATGAAGATATTTGGGCGGCCGCTGGTACACCTCATGCCGTATTTAAAGTAAGCCCCAATGTATTGAGCGACATTTCCGGAGCCAGTATTATTTCAATTAAATAA
- a CDS encoding helix-turn-helix domain-containing protein — protein sequence MENLSKIIGRNLYEIRKKKNYSLDKVAELTGVSKPMLGQIERGISNPSVALLWKIASGLNVSFSYFIEESKDETCYVHFNDIQPLYESKSQMAAYPLFPYDDNRKFEIFTIFLQPGCTHSSNPHNDGVEEYIIVTEGQLDLVITENVYKLQKGDALSFPANKKHSYQNSSDTPVCFNNIIYYTR from the coding sequence ATGGAGAATTTATCAAAAATAATCGGGCGAAACCTATATGAAATTCGCAAAAAGAAAAATTATAGTTTAGACAAAGTAGCTGAATTAACCGGAGTAAGTAAACCTATGCTAGGACAGATTGAGCGAGGAATTTCAAATCCATCAGTCGCCTTATTGTGGAAGATTGCATCAGGTCTAAATGTTTCGTTTTCTTATTTTATTGAAGAAAGTAAAGATGAAACTTGTTACGTCCACTTCAATGATATCCAACCCCTTTACGAATCCAAAAGCCAAATGGCTGCCTACCCGTTATTCCCCTATGATGATAATCGAAAGTTCGAGATATTCACTATCTTTTTACAGCCCGGCTGCACTCATAGCTCCAATCCTCATAACGATGGCGTTGAAGAATACATCATCGTAACAGAAGGCCAATTAGACTTGGTAATTACCGAAAACGTCTACAAACTTCAGAAAGGAGATGCATTGTCTTTCCCTGCCAACAAAAAGCATTCTTATCAAAACTCTTCAGATACTCCAGTATGTTTCAACAATATCATCTATTACACACGATAA
- a CDS encoding CBO0543 family protein has translation MNTGTDLSQLKLSLWNAAYLQWKSEVLFSNQWWLIIATIVISYIVWWVLIDKTRFAQLLLFGSLVSVGRIVFDIIGSNMVLWSYDIRESPFMPSPFLHNLTISPLVYMLLHQYTSTWRTFLLWNAIITAAYSFILLPFLVSTKVLTFYNWNYMYAFISVFFITSLSRTVSVWAQNLEKRAPKF, from the coding sequence ATGAATACCGGCACCGACCTAAGCCAGCTAAAGCTTTCCCTGTGGAACGCGGCATATTTACAATGGAAAAGTGAAGTTCTTTTTTCAAATCAGTGGTGGCTTATTATTGCCACTATAGTAATTTCATACATAGTTTGGTGGGTTCTGATTGATAAAACACGCTTTGCTCAGCTGCTTTTATTCGGTTCGCTTGTATCTGTCGGAAGAATTGTATTTGACATAATTGGTAGTAATATGGTGCTTTGGAGTTACGATATTCGCGAATCCCCCTTTATGCCAAGCCCGTTTCTTCATAATTTGACCATCTCTCCTTTGGTATATATGCTGCTGCACCAATATACTTCAACCTGGAGAACCTTTCTTTTATGGAACGCAATCATTACAGCCGCCTATTCGTTTATATTACTTCCGTTTTTAGTTTCCACGAAGGTCTTGACGTTTTATAACTGGAACTATATGTACGCTTTCATTTCCGTATTCTTTATTACTTCGTTGTCAAGAACCGTATCTGTTTGGGCGCAAAATTTAGAGAAGAGGGCACCTAAATTCTAA